In one Chitinophaga sancti genomic region, the following are encoded:
- a CDS encoding SPOR domain-containing protein: protein MKHIFILLSGLLIGTLASAQDNTLATANTGGVKVVKDSRLDLLIKKQIYINTLAIRNQPGFRVQVISTNKRNEATDMKAKVMQLYPDFRTYLDYQAPYFKVRVGDFKNRDEAADLRDKLSSSFTGGVFVVPATINVQPEKEAGNEESY from the coding sequence ATGAAACACATATTCATATTATTATCCGGATTACTGATCGGAACTCTTGCTTCTGCTCAGGACAATACCCTGGCCACTGCCAATACAGGCGGTGTGAAAGTGGTAAAAGACAGCCGGCTCGACCTGCTGATCAAAAAACAGATCTATATCAATACCCTCGCTATCCGTAACCAACCAGGTTTTAGGGTACAGGTCATTTCTACCAACAAAAGAAATGAAGCGACCGACATGAAAGCGAAGGTGATGCAACTCTACCCTGACTTCCGTACTTACCTGGATTACCAGGCGCCTTATTTCAAGGTACGCGTAGGTGATTTCAAAAACAGGGATGAAGCTGCCGACCTGAGAGATAAATTATCTTCCAGCTTCACTGGCGGCGTATTCGTAGTGCCAGCCACTATTAATGTACAACCAGAGAAAGAAGCAGGGAATGAAGAATCGTATTAA
- a CDS encoding M20 metallopeptidase family protein: MKNRIKELAHKYAPEFIAIRRHIHANPELSFQEFETSKYIQQQLDTFGVKYTAGIAGTGIVAIIEGKNPAKKVIALRADIDALPITEANDVPYKSLNSGIMHACGHDVHTTCVLGATRILQELKDEFEGTIKILFQPGEEKHPGGASLMIKDGALENPRPDAILGMHVQPSMEAGLLGFRAGQYMASADEIYINIKGKGGHAAQPHLTTDIILVASHLVVSLQQVISRNNNPFSPSVLSICAFNGGYTTNVIPSEVKLMGTFRAMDETWRFKAHEIIKKQATELAHAMGAEIEIDILVGYPCLYNNEEVTERSRTLAGEYLGQEHVQDTEVRMGAEDFAFYSQIIPACFFRLGTGNVAKGITSGVHTPTFDIDERAIETGIGTMAYLATQI, from the coding sequence ATGAAGAATCGTATTAAGGAACTCGCGCACAAATACGCGCCTGAGTTCATTGCTATCAGAAGACATATTCACGCAAATCCCGAACTGTCCTTCCAGGAATTCGAGACGTCAAAGTACATTCAGCAACAACTGGATACTTTCGGGGTAAAATATACTGCCGGTATAGCCGGCACCGGTATTGTTGCGATCATCGAAGGAAAAAATCCTGCAAAAAAAGTCATCGCACTCCGTGCCGATATCGATGCCCTCCCCATTACCGAAGCAAACGATGTACCTTATAAATCATTGAATTCCGGTATTATGCACGCCTGTGGGCATGATGTACATACCACCTGCGTACTGGGCGCTACCCGCATTCTCCAGGAGCTGAAAGATGAATTCGAAGGCACCATCAAGATCCTCTTCCAGCCCGGAGAAGAAAAACATCCTGGCGGAGCAAGTCTCATGATCAAAGATGGAGCACTGGAAAACCCACGCCCCGATGCAATTCTCGGTATGCACGTACAACCTTCTATGGAAGCCGGTTTACTGGGTTTTCGTGCAGGTCAGTACATGGCAAGCGCCGATGAGATTTATATCAATATCAAAGGCAAAGGCGGTCACGCTGCCCAACCTCACCTCACTACAGATATTATTCTCGTGGCATCGCACCTGGTCGTAAGCTTACAACAGGTGATCAGCCGTAACAATAATCCTTTCTCTCCGTCCGTTCTCAGTATCTGCGCATTCAATGGCGGTTACACCACCAATGTAATTCCCAGCGAAGTGAAACTGATGGGCACATTCAGGGCTATGGATGAAACCTGGCGCTTTAAGGCCCATGAGATCATCAAAAAACAGGCAACTGAATTAGCACACGCCATGGGAGCTGAGATCGAAATTGATATACTGGTAGGTTACCCCTGCCTGTATAACAATGAAGAAGTGACAGAACGCTCCAGAACACTGGCAGGAGAATATCTTGGACAGGAACATGTACAGGATACTGAAGTGAGAATGGGAGCTGAGGACTTCGCTTTTTATAGCCAGATTATCCCCGCTTGTTTCTTCCGCTTAGGAACAGGTAACGTTGCAAAAGGTATTACCTCCGGTGTACACACACCTACATTTGATATCGATGAACGTGCCATTGAAACAGGCATAGGTACAATGGCTTATCTTGCTACACAAATCTGA
- a CDS encoding serine hydroxymethyltransferase produces MQRDQQIFNIIGQELERQRHGIELIASENFTSLQVIQAMGTVLTNKYAEGYPGRRYYGGCEVVDLSEQLAIDRAKEIFGVEYVNVQPHSGAQANAAVLLAILKPGDKILGLDLSMGGHLTHGSPVNFSGKLYQPFSYGVNKETGLVEYDKMEEIALKEKPQVIICGASAYSRDWDYKRIRAIADQVGAFVMADIAHPAGLIAKGLLNSPFEHCHFVTTTTHKTLRGPRGGMIMLGKDFENPFGLKTPKGEIRMMSSLIDTAVFPGIQGGPLEHVIAAKAVSFFEILSDDYTVYAKQIIKNAQAMSKALVDKGYQIVSGGTDNHLMLIDLRNKNISGKKAEQVLVKADITVNKNMVPFDDKSAFVTSGIRVGVPAITSRGMTEAHMGQVVSWIDELLMDADNEAKIASVRGAVNDFMKQFPLYPEL; encoded by the coding sequence ATGCAAAGAGATCAGCAAATATTTAATATCATCGGCCAGGAGCTGGAGCGTCAGCGTCATGGTATAGAATTGATTGCATCAGAGAACTTTACCAGCTTGCAGGTAATTCAGGCAATGGGTACTGTACTGACTAACAAATATGCAGAAGGTTATCCCGGACGTAGATATTATGGTGGCTGTGAAGTGGTGGATTTGAGTGAACAGCTGGCTATTGACAGGGCAAAAGAGATCTTTGGTGTTGAGTATGTAAACGTACAGCCGCACTCTGGTGCGCAGGCAAATGCTGCTGTATTGCTGGCGATCCTGAAACCAGGTGATAAGATCCTGGGTCTGGACCTGAGCATGGGTGGTCACCTGACACACGGTTCCCCGGTGAACTTCTCCGGTAAACTGTATCAGCCATTCTCTTATGGTGTGAACAAGGAAACTGGTCTGGTCGAGTATGACAAAATGGAAGAGATTGCGCTGAAAGAGAAACCACAGGTGATTATTTGTGGTGCTTCTGCTTACAGCCGTGACTGGGATTACAAACGTATCCGTGCGATCGCTGATCAGGTAGGTGCTTTTGTGATGGCAGATATTGCTCATCCTGCTGGTTTGATTGCGAAAGGATTGTTGAACTCTCCGTTTGAACATTGTCATTTTGTAACGACTACTACCCACAAAACACTGCGTGGACCTCGTGGTGGTATGATCATGCTGGGCAAAGATTTCGAAAATCCGTTTGGCCTGAAGACGCCGAAAGGTGAGATCCGTATGATGAGCAGCCTGATTGATACAGCGGTGTTCCCTGGTATTCAGGGTGGTCCGTTGGAGCATGTGATTGCTGCGAAGGCGGTTTCTTTCTTTGAGATCTTGTCTGACGATTATACAGTATATGCTAAGCAGATTATTAAGAATGCCCAGGCAATGTCTAAGGCATTGGTGGATAAGGGCTACCAGATTGTATCTGGCGGTACTGATAACCACTTGATGCTGATTGACCTGCGTAACAAGAATATTTCTGGTAAAAAGGCAGAGCAGGTGTTGGTGAAAGCGGATATTACTGTGAATAAGAATATGGTGCCGTTTGATGATAAGTCTGCATTTGTGACTTCTGGTATTCGTGTTGGTGTACCAGCGATTACTTCAAGAGGGATGACGGAAGCGCATATGGGCCAGGTGGTATCCTGGATTGATGAGTTGTTGATGGATGCGGATAATGAGGCAAAGATTGCGTCAGTGAGAGGTGCGGTGAATGATTTTATGAAGCAGTTCCCGCTGTATCCTGAGTTGTAG
- a CDS encoding sugar phosphate nucleotidyltransferase, with the protein MKAIIPVAGAGTKLRPHTYTQPKALIPLAGKTILSIIIDQLEEAGITEFVFVIGYLGEKIQHYVQKKYPHLTCHFVQQNLREGTGHAILLTKNVVGDDEILIVLGDTICEGNIRELIASPVSQLGLKKVDDPRSFGVAELNDAGDIARVVEKPQIPKSNLALVGIYKIKETDQLYDCLERNMTEHKRSHDEFQLTDALQCMIEHGVQFTPFKVSNWFDCGRKETLLETNAILLSKYKVPANPILPYENAIIIPPVSIGEGCNIKNSIIGPNVAIGDNTVINYSIVKDSIIGSYSNLYEVVLKSSLIGSDANIRGLSQSLNIGDNTEIDLG; encoded by the coding sequence ATGAAGGCCATTATACCTGTAGCCGGTGCTGGCACCAAGCTACGTCCACATACATATACTCAGCCTAAAGCGTTAATCCCGCTCGCGGGCAAAACAATCCTCAGTATTATTATTGATCAGCTGGAGGAAGCAGGCATTACCGAATTCGTCTTCGTCATCGGTTACCTGGGAGAGAAAATCCAACATTATGTGCAGAAGAAATATCCTCACCTCACCTGTCACTTCGTACAGCAAAATCTACGTGAAGGTACCGGTCATGCCATCCTGTTGACTAAAAATGTAGTGGGTGACGACGAAATACTCATCGTTCTCGGTGATACCATCTGTGAAGGTAATATCAGGGAACTCATCGCCTCTCCTGTCTCGCAACTGGGCCTGAAAAAAGTGGATGATCCCCGCAGTTTTGGAGTAGCCGAACTCAATGATGCCGGAGACATCGCGAGGGTGGTCGAAAAACCACAGATCCCGAAATCAAACCTGGCCCTGGTAGGTATCTATAAAATTAAGGAAACCGACCAGCTCTATGATTGCCTGGAAAGGAACATGACAGAACATAAAAGGTCACACGATGAGTTTCAGCTCACAGATGCCCTGCAATGCATGATCGAACATGGTGTACAGTTTACCCCCTTCAAAGTGAGTAATTGGTTCGACTGCGGCCGCAAGGAAACCCTTTTGGAAACAAATGCTATCTTACTCAGTAAATATAAAGTACCCGCCAATCCGATCCTTCCATATGAGAATGCGATCATCATCCCTCCGGTAAGTATTGGCGAAGGATGTAATATTAAGAATTCTATCATCGGACCAAATGTTGCGATCGGAGATAATACGGTGATCAATTACTCTATCGTCAAGGACTCTATCATCGGTTCTTACAGTAACCTGTACGAAGTGGTGCTGAAATCTTCCCTGATCGGTAGCGATGCAAATATTCGCGGACTTAGCCAGAGTTTGAATATCGGCGATAATACAGAAATTGATCTGGGATGA